One genomic window of Psychrobacillus sp. INOP01 includes the following:
- the dxs gene encoding 1-deoxy-D-xylulose-5-phosphate synthase, with protein MDLTSISSPSFLKSLDNEQLKELSEDIRSFLIENLAVTGGHIGPNLGVVELTIALHKSFNSPEDKFLWDVGHQAYVHKILTGRASQFDTLRQFKGLCGFPKRIESEHDVWEAGHSSTSLSAAMGMAKARDIQNKKNYVVPIIGDGALTGGMALEALNHIGHEKTDITVILNDNEMSIAPNVGALHNVLGRLRTHGTYNKAKDELESLLKKIPAVGGKLAGTAERVKDSLKYLLVSGAFFEELGFTYLGPIDGHDFEALEENLQYAKKMKGPVLLHVITKKGKGYKPAELDKIGTWHGTGPYKMETGDLIKSASKGPSWSALVAETARKLARTDKRIVAITPAMPVGSKLEGFASEFPNRMFDVGIAEQHATTMAAGLAADGMKPMLVIYSTFLQRAYDQVLHDICRQNLNVVIAIDRAGLVGADGETHQGVFDISFLRHMPNMVIMMPKDENEGQHMVKTAFEYSDGPIALRYPRGNGLGVPMDEELKTIPIGSWEVLKEGTQAAILTFGTTIPMAMQAAEILSQSNISVEVINARFIKPLDSKMLQDLQSRNIPIITLEESALQGGFGSAVMEFYNENNLQANVHRIGIPDIFIEHGEVNQLLEEIHITSDEIVKVVNRKVNESSRYISS; from the coding sequence ATGGATTTAACTTCAATTTCTAGCCCATCCTTTTTAAAAAGTTTAGATAATGAACAATTAAAGGAACTTAGTGAAGATATTCGATCGTTTTTAATAGAAAATTTAGCGGTAACAGGTGGGCATATTGGGCCGAACTTAGGAGTAGTAGAACTAACAATTGCTTTGCATAAATCATTCAATAGTCCAGAAGACAAATTTCTTTGGGATGTCGGACATCAAGCATATGTCCATAAAATTTTAACAGGGCGTGCGAGTCAATTCGATACACTGCGTCAATTTAAAGGATTATGTGGATTTCCTAAGCGTATTGAAAGTGAACATGATGTATGGGAAGCTGGACATAGCTCAACTTCACTTTCTGCTGCTATGGGTATGGCAAAAGCTCGTGATATTCAAAACAAAAAAAATTATGTTGTACCAATAATCGGAGACGGTGCTCTAACGGGTGGTATGGCATTAGAAGCTTTAAATCATATTGGACATGAAAAAACGGATATAACCGTTATTTTAAATGACAACGAAATGTCTATTGCACCCAATGTAGGAGCTCTCCACAATGTATTAGGTAGATTACGTACACATGGAACCTATAACAAGGCAAAAGATGAACTAGAGTCATTACTGAAAAAAATCCCAGCAGTTGGTGGGAAACTTGCAGGTACAGCAGAGCGAGTAAAAGATAGTCTAAAGTATTTACTAGTTTCCGGAGCGTTTTTCGAAGAACTAGGATTTACTTATCTAGGACCAATTGACGGTCATGACTTTGAAGCATTAGAGGAAAACCTACAATATGCGAAGAAGATGAAGGGACCAGTACTCTTACACGTTATAACGAAAAAAGGTAAAGGCTATAAACCTGCGGAGCTTGACAAAATCGGCACATGGCATGGAACAGGTCCATATAAAATGGAAACTGGTGATTTGATAAAATCAGCTTCAAAAGGACCTTCATGGAGTGCACTTGTAGCAGAAACTGCAAGAAAGCTAGCAAGAACTGATAAACGTATAGTAGCGATTACTCCTGCAATGCCAGTCGGTTCCAAATTAGAAGGGTTTGCTTCTGAGTTTCCAAATCGTATGTTCGATGTAGGTATTGCAGAACAGCATGCTACTACAATGGCGGCAGGTTTGGCTGCAGATGGTATGAAACCGATGCTTGTTATCTATTCAACATTCCTTCAACGTGCTTATGATCAGGTGCTTCATGATATTTGCCGTCAAAACTTAAATGTTGTGATTGCTATTGATCGAGCTGGTTTAGTTGGAGCAGATGGAGAAACACATCAAGGGGTATTCGATATTTCTTTCTTACGTCATATGCCAAATATGGTCATTATGATGCCTAAAGATGAAAATGAAGGACAGCATATGGTCAAGACTGCTTTCGAATATTCGGATGGACCAATAGCACTTCGTTATCCAAGAGGAAATGGTCTTGGTGTGCCAATGGATGAAGAATTGAAAACTATTCCAATCGGTTCTTGGGAAGTATTAAAAGAGGGTACACAGGCGGCTATACTGACATTTGGAACAACTATCCCAATGGCTATGCAAGCTGCAGAAATACTTTCGCAAAGTAATATTTCTGTAGAAGTGATTAATGCACGCTTTATAAAACCGTTAGATTCAAAAATGCTCCAAGATCTACAATCTCGTAATATTCCTATTATTACATTGGAAGAGAGTGCTCTTCAAGGTGGTTTCGGTAGTGCAGTAATGGAGTTTTATAATGAAAATAATCTTCAGGCAAATGTACATCGTATAGGAATACCAGACATCTTTATCGAACATGGTGAAGTAAATCAATTACTAGAAGAAATTCACATTACTTCTGACGAAATTGTAAAAGTAGTGAATAGAAAAGTAAATGAATCATCAAGGTATATTTCATCATGA
- a CDS encoding polyprenyl synthetase family protein: MSNLLTSFIQTNQPLIEKTLHDLIKDLKAPAPLKDAMYYSLQAGGKRIRPLYTLAVLKELDFRNDDAIIVASTIEMIHTYSLIHDDLPAMDNDDLRRGKPTNHIVFGEALAILAGDALVTIAFGIIARLSNISPKLKVDLIEKLSFSAGAEGMVGGQVLDMLGEGQTLTLEQLEEIHVNKTGALLSYSILAGAIIANVPSEIMNALEKYAFHIGLAFQIQDDILDVEGTSEQLGKTAGKDLISEKNTYPSILTMEGTKKELQNQYNQAFQALENVQMHNGLLVELANYITKRSK; this comes from the coding sequence ATGAGTAATCTATTAACTTCATTCATTCAAACCAATCAGCCACTTATTGAAAAGACATTACATGATCTTATAAAAGATTTAAAGGCACCAGCGCCATTAAAAGATGCTATGTATTATTCACTTCAAGCTGGTGGGAAAAGAATTAGACCGCTGTATACACTTGCAGTTTTAAAAGAGCTAGATTTTCGAAATGATGATGCCATTATTGTCGCAAGTACGATTGAAATGATCCATACGTATTCACTTATTCATGATGATTTACCTGCGATGGATAATGATGATTTACGACGTGGAAAACCAACCAATCATATAGTATTTGGGGAAGCACTTGCAATATTAGCGGGAGATGCGCTTGTAACGATTGCCTTTGGTATTATTGCTAGACTTTCAAATATATCCCCGAAACTGAAAGTAGATTTGATCGAAAAGTTAAGCTTTTCTGCGGGTGCAGAAGGTATGGTTGGCGGCCAAGTATTAGATATGCTAGGGGAAGGTCAAACCTTAACTTTGGAGCAGTTAGAAGAGATTCATGTAAATAAAACAGGTGCCCTCTTGTCTTACAGCATTTTAGCCGGAGCTATCATTGCAAATGTTCCGAGTGAAATAATGAATGCATTAGAAAAGTATGCATTTCATATTGGTCTTGCATTTCAAATTCAAGACGACATTCTAGATGTAGAAGGTACATCGGAGCAATTGGGGAAAACTGCTGGTAAAGACTTAATAAGTGAAAAAAATACATATCCTTCAATTTTGACGATGGAAGGTACGAAAAAAGAACTACAAAATCAATATAACCAAGCTTTTCAAGCTTTAGAGAATGTTCAAATGCATAATGGTTTACTGGTAGAGTTGGCCAATTATATTACGAAAAGATCAAAATAG
- the xseB gene encoding exodeoxyribonuclease VII small subunit, which yields MTKKEILFDEAMLQLENIVRQLEQGDVPLESAIELYQKGMELSKVCSDKLQKAEKQLVTFMDENKEDAGASNE from the coding sequence ATGACTAAGAAGGAAATTCTATTCGATGAAGCAATGCTGCAATTAGAAAATATAGTTCGTCAGTTGGAACAAGGTGATGTACCTTTAGAAAGCGCTATAGAACTTTATCAAAAAGGTATGGAACTTTCCAAAGTATGTAGTGACAAGTTGCAAAAAGCAGAAAAGCAGCTAGTTACATTTATGGACGAAAACAAAGAAGATGCTGGTGCATCCAATGAGTAA
- the xseA gene encoding exodeoxyribonuclease VII large subunit: MTTEPSKYLTVKALTKYIKRKFDADTHLRDVYVKGELSNVKVHSSGHIYFTLKDDAARITSVMFAMNAKSLKFVPESGMNVLVRGDINVFEVAGQYQLYAATIQPDGIGELFLAFEQLKKKLQQEGLFHPSRKKPIPTFPKKIGVVTSKTGAAIRDILTTLERRYPISEVIVFPSIVQGPQAAPSVVKSIEKANQTGDMDVLIVGRGGGSIEDLWAFNEEVVARAIANSRVPIISAIGHETDTTIADFVSDLRAPTPTAAAEMAVPSKENLMQNILSFQSASLHFITKRITDEKNRYKRAMESPVMATPEKLYRPFIERFVRTEQQLQRETNLLYKSKQRDYLQVQNRFSQLSPQKVIDQHHKSIQTITNQLNLASISTFEKHRQQFVSSIRTLEALNPLKIMDRGYSIIYKEGKLVKSVENVKKDDSIFVTLKDGQLEAIVQRVDVKESGD, from the coding sequence GTGACTACAGAGCCGAGTAAGTACTTAACTGTAAAAGCCTTAACCAAATACATAAAACGAAAATTCGATGCGGACACGCATTTACGAGATGTGTACGTAAAAGGGGAACTATCCAATGTGAAGGTTCATTCCAGCGGACATATCTATTTTACGCTTAAAGACGATGCTGCTCGAATCACTTCCGTCATGTTCGCGATGAATGCCAAATCATTAAAATTTGTTCCTGAAAGTGGCATGAATGTCCTCGTGCGAGGAGATATAAATGTATTCGAAGTAGCTGGACAATACCAGTTATACGCTGCTACTATACAGCCAGACGGTATAGGGGAGCTTTTTTTAGCATTTGAACAATTAAAAAAGAAATTACAACAAGAAGGACTCTTCCATCCAAGTCGTAAAAAACCTATACCAACTTTTCCTAAAAAAATTGGTGTCGTTACTTCTAAAACTGGAGCAGCTATTCGAGATATCTTAACAACGTTAGAACGTCGTTATCCAATTTCTGAAGTTATCGTATTTCCTAGTATCGTTCAAGGACCTCAGGCTGCTCCTTCTGTTGTAAAGTCCATTGAAAAAGCAAACCAAACAGGTGATATGGACGTTTTGATTGTTGGACGAGGTGGTGGTTCCATTGAGGACCTTTGGGCTTTCAACGAGGAAGTAGTAGCAAGAGCCATTGCAAACAGTCGAGTTCCAATCATAAGTGCAATTGGTCATGAGACAGATACAACTATTGCTGATTTTGTTTCGGATTTAAGAGCACCAACCCCGACAGCAGCAGCTGAAATGGCGGTGCCAAGCAAAGAAAATCTTATGCAAAATATCTTATCATTTCAATCGGCAAGTTTACATTTTATTACCAAGCGGATAACAGATGAAAAAAACAGATATAAACGGGCAATGGAATCACCGGTAATGGCAACCCCTGAAAAATTATATCGTCCTTTTATTGAAAGGTTTGTTCGTACAGAACAACAGCTACAAAGAGAAACTAACCTTCTTTATAAAAGTAAACAACGTGATTATTTACAGGTTCAAAATAGATTTTCCCAATTATCTCCACAAAAAGTAATTGATCAACATCATAAATCTATTCAGACAATTACTAATCAATTGAACCTAGCATCAATATCCACGTTTGAAAAACATCGTCAACAATTTGTTAGTTCTATTCGAACATTAGAAGCTTTAAATCCATTAAAGATAATGGATCGAGGATATAGTATTATTTACAAAGAGGGTAAACTAGTTAAATCCGTAGAAAATGTAAAAAAAGATGATTCTATATTTGTTACATTAAAAGATGGTCAATTAGAAGCTATCGTTCAACGAGTTGATGTGAAAGAAAGTGGGGACTAA
- the folD gene encoding bifunctional methylenetetrahydrofolate dehydrogenase/methenyltetrahydrofolate cyclohydrolase FolD has product MSTNKIDGKQIAGLVTEKVKERVEKLKSKGVVPGLAVVLVGSNPASQTYVNNKAKTCERLGMYSVLIELDENISEDELLKNVEALNQDIKIHGILVQLPLPSQIDEDRVIAAISPQKDVDGFHPENVGKMMIGQQSFLPCTPFGVMKLLEYSDVEIAGKHAVIIGRSNIVGKPMGQLLLQKDATVTYCHSRTKDLHSFTKHADILVVATGRTKMIDASYIKEGAVVIDVGINRDENNKLCGDVDFASAQEVASKITPVPGGVGPMTIAMLMENTCLAAENTLTNK; this is encoded by the coding sequence TTGTCTACTAACAAAATTGATGGAAAACAAATTGCAGGATTAGTTACAGAAAAAGTGAAAGAACGTGTTGAAAAACTAAAATCTAAAGGTGTCGTTCCAGGATTAGCAGTTGTTTTAGTTGGAAGTAATCCTGCATCACAAACATACGTAAACAATAAAGCAAAAACTTGCGAGCGTTTAGGTATGTACTCCGTGCTAATAGAGTTAGACGAAAATATTTCTGAAGATGAACTTCTTAAAAATGTAGAGGCACTTAACCAAGATATAAAAATTCATGGTATTTTAGTTCAACTACCATTGCCTTCGCAAATTGATGAGGACAGAGTAATTGCAGCTATTTCTCCGCAAAAGGATGTTGATGGTTTCCATCCAGAAAATGTTGGGAAAATGATGATTGGTCAACAATCTTTCCTTCCTTGTACACCTTTTGGCGTTATGAAATTACTCGAATACAGTGATGTTGAGATTGCAGGAAAACATGCTGTTATTATTGGTCGTAGTAACATTGTTGGTAAACCGATGGGTCAGTTATTGTTACAAAAGGATGCAACAGTTACTTACTGTCATTCTAGAACAAAAGATTTACACTCTTTTACTAAACATGCGGATATTTTAGTTGTAGCAACCGGTAGAACTAAGATGATAGATGCTAGTTATATAAAAGAAGGAGCAGTTGTCATTGATGTAGGCATCAACCGAGATGAGAACAACAAGCTCTGCGGAGATGTGGACTTTGCTTCAGCACAAGAAGTAGCTTCTAAAATTACTCCAGTTCCTGGTGGTGTTGGTCCAATGACAATCGCAATGCTTATGGAAAATACTTGTTTAGCGGCTGAAAATACATTAACTAATAAATAA
- the nusB gene encoding transcription antitermination factor NusB produces the protein MKRRQARELALQALFQLDNHEISIEEAIGHVTEEQDSFLTQVVTGVVNHKEEIDASLTDKLENWSLSRLPKIERTVLRIAVFELLFTEETPAKVVINEALEISKVFGDEKSSRFVNGVLSKYAEQ, from the coding sequence ATGAAACGAAGACAAGCGAGAGAATTAGCATTACAAGCTCTATTTCAATTAGACAATCATGAAATTTCCATAGAAGAAGCTATTGGACATGTTACGGAAGAACAAGATTCTTTTTTGACACAAGTAGTGACTGGAGTCGTGAATCATAAAGAGGAAATAGATGCTTCTTTAACAGATAAACTAGAAAACTGGTCGCTTTCTAGACTTCCGAAAATTGAACGTACAGTACTGAGAATTGCTGTATTTGAATTACTATTCACTGAAGAAACACCGGCTAAAGTAGTGATCAATGAAGCACTAGAAATTTCTAAAGTATTTGGTGACGAGAAGTCAAGTCGTTTCGTAAATGGTGTTTTATCCAAATATGCAGAGCAATAA
- a CDS encoding Asp23/Gls24 family envelope stress response protein → MTETTEQKFVQMTPEGKEYLGTIEIAPEVITVIAGIATNEVEGIAGTRGNFAAGVVERLGKKVHGKGIKTEINNDGLFIDVYCLVKYGSSVPTVAREVQSQIRQAIENMTSLTPKEVNVHITGVQFDTTE, encoded by the coding sequence ATGACAGAAACTACTGAACAAAAGTTTGTTCAAATGACTCCTGAAGGAAAAGAATATCTAGGGACAATAGAAATTGCTCCCGAAGTAATTACAGTGATTGCTGGAATTGCTACAAATGAAGTTGAAGGCATTGCTGGTACACGAGGAAACTTTGCTGCAGGTGTAGTAGAACGTTTAGGGAAAAAAGTACATGGCAAGGGTATTAAAACGGAGATAAATAATGATGGATTGTTTATCGACGTATATTGCCTTGTGAAATATGGTTCATCTGTGCCTACAGTTGCAAGAGAAGTCCAATCACAAATTCGTCAAGCGATCGAAAATATGACGAGTTTAACACCTAAAGAAGTGAATGTACATATTACAGGTGTTCAATTCGATACAACAGAATAG
- the accC gene encoding acetyl-CoA carboxylase biotin carboxylase subunit produces MMKKVLIANRGEIAVRIIRACKELDIETVAVYSEADREALHVQIADEAYCIGPRLSKDSYLNFSNILTVAKLTGCEGIHPGYGFLAENAEFAELCEECGIKFIGPTSSAIKSMGIKDVAKETMQKAGVPTVPGSKGIVETDEDALKVANAIGFPVIIKATAGGGGKGIRVAKDEEDLLKGIKITQKEAAAAFGNPGVYLEKYIEVFRHVEIQVLADAHGNAVHLGERDCTVQRRMQKLVEEAPSPALSEELRAEMGAAAVKAALAVGYESAGTVEFIFDHIEQKFYFMEMNTRIQVEHPVTEMITGVDLIKQMLLVAIGEKLPFEQEDIKLNGWAIECRINAENPAKNFMPSPGLVEFYLPPGGLGVRVDSAVYPGYTIPPFYDSMVAKLIVHAATREEAIAKMKRALSEFAIEGVETTIEFHSKLMSHEVFVSGDFDTKFLEKYDVMNS; encoded by the coding sequence ATGATGAAAAAAGTACTGATCGCAAATCGCGGAGAAATAGCTGTCCGTATAATACGTGCATGTAAAGAATTAGATATCGAAACTGTTGCTGTGTATTCTGAAGCAGACCGTGAAGCACTTCATGTGCAAATAGCTGACGAAGCTTACTGTATAGGTCCGAGGCTTTCAAAGGATTCCTATTTGAATTTCTCCAACATCCTAACTGTAGCTAAACTTACTGGTTGTGAAGGAATTCATCCTGGTTATGGATTCCTAGCAGAAAATGCCGAGTTTGCAGAGCTATGTGAAGAATGTGGTATTAAATTTATCGGTCCAACTTCTTCTGCTATTAAAAGCATGGGGATTAAGGATGTAGCAAAAGAAACAATGCAAAAAGCAGGAGTACCAACAGTTCCAGGATCTAAAGGTATTGTTGAAACCGATGAAGATGCATTGAAAGTTGCTAATGCAATAGGATTTCCTGTGATTATCAAAGCTACTGCTGGTGGCGGTGGTAAGGGAATCCGTGTCGCTAAAGACGAGGAAGATCTCCTAAAAGGGATTAAAATAACTCAAAAAGAAGCTGCAGCTGCATTTGGTAACCCTGGAGTTTACTTAGAGAAATATATTGAGGTATTCCGTCATGTGGAAATACAAGTGTTAGCTGATGCTCACGGAAATGCGGTTCACTTAGGTGAACGCGATTGTACCGTTCAGCGTCGTATGCAAAAGCTAGTGGAAGAAGCACCATCTCCTGCATTGTCTGAGGAGCTTCGCGCTGAAATGGGAGCAGCAGCTGTGAAGGCAGCACTTGCTGTTGGTTATGAAAGTGCAGGTACAGTAGAATTTATCTTTGATCATATAGAACAAAAATTCTACTTTATGGAAATGAACACACGTATTCAAGTAGAGCATCCTGTCACAGAAATGATTACAGGTGTAGATTTGATCAAACAAATGCTCTTAGTTGCTATTGGAGAAAAATTGCCATTCGAACAAGAAGATATTAAACTTAATGGATGGGCAATTGAATGCCGTATCAATGCGGAGAACCCTGCGAAAAACTTTATGCCTTCTCCAGGCCTAGTTGAGTTTTATTTACCTCCGGGAGGTTTAGGAGTTCGCGTAGATTCAGCTGTATACCCAGGTTATACGATTCCACCGTTTTATGATTCAATGGTTGCAAAGCTTATAGTCCATGCTGCAACTCGAGAAGAAGCAATCGCTAAAATGAAGCGTGCACTAAGTGAATTTGCTATCGAAGGGGTAGAAACTACAATAGAATTCCATTCGAAGCTCATGAGTCATGAAGTATTTGTATCGGGTGATTTTGATACTAAATTCTTAGAAAAATATGATGTAATGAATTCATAA
- the accB gene encoding acetyl-CoA carboxylase biotin carboxyl carrier protein translates to MKIQEIREIIKLIDQSSLDEFLYESEGTKIKLKKNEKGFVNSSSETFDSSSIVEQPKQVEVKAPIVQEIPKELVVEEATDSVVDSSLHTIISPMVGTFYQSSSPDASAFVEVGTKVSTDSIVCIVEAMKLFNEIEAEIEGEVVEILVKDGQLVEYGQPLFLVKGN, encoded by the coding sequence ATGAAGATTCAAGAAATAAGAGAAATTATAAAACTAATCGATCAATCGTCACTAGATGAATTTTTATACGAATCAGAAGGTACAAAGATTAAATTGAAAAAAAATGAAAAAGGTTTTGTCAATTCATCTAGTGAAACCTTTGATAGTTCATCTATTGTAGAACAACCAAAACAAGTAGAAGTGAAAGCACCTATTGTTCAAGAGATACCAAAGGAATTGGTTGTTGAAGAAGCTACTGACAGTGTTGTGGATAGCTCGTTACATACAATTATTTCACCGATGGTTGGAACATTCTATCAATCCTCTTCTCCCGATGCATCTGCATTCGTAGAAGTTGGTACAAAAGTGTCGACTGATTCTATCGTCTGTATCGTAGAAGCAATGAAGCTGTTCAATGAAATTGAAGCTGAAATTGAAGGAGAAGTTGTAGAAATTCTTGTGAAAGATGGACAATTAGTTGAATATGGTCAACCTCTGTTCCTCGTTAAAGGAAACTAA
- a CDS encoding SpoIIIAH-like family protein, producing the protein MNKKRSVWFLTLFSLVAVVTVFYVSDRPSPFDGIALFSDDTLDEVGLVETSSTNEESFVSQSNAFEEMRMEVTEKRSQLTEQLTKKVGSNEFTAEQKDEAYNQIEELVKIDSTEAMLELIIKSLGYDDALVRIEESDVLIDVVANEQSTKKASEIIYAVKREWPKAYNVEVNFNGQ; encoded by the coding sequence ATGAATAAAAAGAGATCTGTATGGTTTTTAACATTATTTAGTTTAGTAGCAGTAGTGACAGTTTTTTATGTATCGGATCGACCATCACCATTCGATGGAATTGCTCTATTTTCCGATGACACGTTAGATGAGGTAGGGTTAGTAGAAACTTCTTCGACAAATGAAGAATCATTTGTTTCTCAAAGTAATGCATTTGAAGAAATGAGAATGGAAGTAACAGAAAAACGGAGTCAACTAACTGAACAATTAACTAAAAAAGTAGGTTCCAATGAATTTACAGCAGAACAAAAAGACGAGGCTTATAACCAAATTGAAGAACTAGTTAAAATTGATTCCACAGAAGCGATGTTGGAGTTAATCATCAAATCATTAGGATATGATGACGCACTAGTGCGTATAGAAGAAAGTGATGTTTTAATAGATGTTGTGGCAAATGAACAATCGACTAAAAAAGCATCTGAAATTATTTATGCAGTTAAGCGTGAGTGGCCGAAAGCTTATAATGTTGAAGTTAATTTTAATGGCCAATAA
- a CDS encoding stage III sporulation protein AE — protein MEEIIMSLLKPIKEVAQTFSYMLLFGFAFICLEWFIPSSKRLFKLLFMLIICIYCLEPAIRALEMIQAMTSELVTLFLGIYPILTLGIAASGGAFLITSWNPAVMLFASFTTVLAGKILIPAIMAAFIFDLISRIHPSTSFSKMSDLIRLTLIGSTSIILLLYSIFMSVNGLITWSVSGTVNETVKRLIQNNIPFVGSLLTESISTMKNFSSSASVITGNAVILSVLMLVSIPTIQTILIAFLYRLLGAILEPFVDGNISGLLDDIGKTLFVLSIISVLIAFTFFFTIILTMLFAKLLISGKG, from the coding sequence ATGGAAGAAATAATAATGTCTTTACTGAAGCCTATCAAAGAGGTAGCGCAAACATTTTCGTACATGCTATTATTCGGATTTGCCTTTATCTGCTTAGAGTGGTTTATTCCGTCCAGCAAAAGATTATTTAAATTATTATTTATGTTAATAATATGTATCTATTGTCTAGAACCAGCTATTAGAGCATTAGAAATGATTCAGGCAATGACGTCTGAATTAGTGACTCTCTTCCTAGGTATATATCCAATTCTGACACTGGGAATTGCTGCTTCAGGAGGAGCATTTTTAATAACCTCATGGAATCCAGCTGTCATGTTATTTGCATCCTTTACTACAGTATTAGCGGGGAAAATTTTAATACCTGCTATTATGGCTGCATTTATATTTGATTTGATCAGTAGAATTCATCCTTCTACTTCATTTTCAAAAATGTCTGATCTCATCCGTTTAACTTTAATAGGTTCCACTTCTATTATTCTGCTCTTATACAGTATTTTCATGTCAGTAAATGGTTTGATTACGTGGTCTGTAAGTGGCACTGTCAACGAGACTGTGAAGCGGCTCATTCAAAATAATATTCCATTTGTCGGATCTTTACTGACGGAAAGTATCAGCACGATGAAAAACTTTTCTTCTTCAGCTTCTGTTATAACCGGAAATGCAGTTATTTTATCGGTGTTAATGTTAGTTTCTATTCCAACCATACAAACAATTCTCATTGCTTTTTTGTACCGTTTACTTGGCGCTATTTTAGAACCTTTTGTAGATGGCAATATAAGTGGACTATTAGATGATATCGGAAAGACACTTTTTGTTCTTTCCATAATTTCCGTATTAATCGCATTTACATTTTTCTTCACGATTATATTAACAATGTTATTTGCAAAACTATTAATAAGTGGGAAAGGATAG
- a CDS encoding SpoIIIAC/SpoIIIAD family protein: MELHDVLRVAGIGILIAILHLFFESTGKKEYAFFLFFVGYIYMTIELLRLLRLFFYEISTFLEWLMMTS; the protein is encoded by the coding sequence GTGGAACTTCACGATGTACTTCGAGTTGCAGGAATTGGTATCTTAATAGCTATTCTTCACTTGTTCTTTGAATCTACAGGTAAAAAGGAGTATGCATTTTTTTTGTTTTTTGTTGGTTATATATATATGACAATTGAATTATTGCGACTGTTGAGACTATTTTTTTACGAAATATCTACATTTTTAGAATGGCTTATGATGACGAGTTAG
- the efp gene encoding elongation factor P yields the protein MISVNDFKTGLTILVDGVLYRVLDFQHVKPGKGAAFVRSKLRNLRNGSVNEKTFRAGEKVEKAQIDNRKMQYLYASGDQHVFMDTDSYEQIELSENQIEYELKFLRENMEIHVIQFQGETLGVELPKSVVLEVTETEPGIKGDTSGGGSKTASLETGLIVTVPLFINVGDKLIINTDEGSYVSRAQ from the coding sequence ATGATTTCAGTAAATGATTTTAAAACAGGCTTAACAATTTTAGTCGATGGTGTACTATACCGAGTATTGGATTTCCAACATGTTAAACCAGGTAAAGGCGCAGCATTTGTACGTTCTAAATTGAGAAATTTACGTAACGGTTCAGTGAATGAAAAAACTTTCCGTGCTGGAGAAAAAGTAGAAAAAGCACAAATTGATAACCGTAAAATGCAATATCTATATGCTAGTGGTGATCAGCATGTATTTATGGATACAGATTCTTACGAACAAATCGAACTAAGTGAAAACCAAATCGAGTACGAACTAAAGTTTTTACGCGAAAATATGGAAATACATGTAATTCAATTCCAAGGAGAAACACTAGGAGTAGAATTACCGAAATCAGTAGTTCTTGAAGTTACTGAAACAGAACCAGGTATTAAAGGTGATACTTCAGGTGGTGGTTCTAAAACTGCTAGTCTTGAAACTGGTTTAATAGTAACAGTACCATTGTTCATCAATGTTGGAGATAAACTAATCATTAATACAGATGAAGGCTCATACGTATCAAGAGCTCAATAA